CGAGACCTACAGCCTCGAGAACGCACACGAAGCGATCGCCAAGCTGGAAGCACGCAAGGCGGTCGGCAAGCTGGTCGTGAAGATGTAGCCGCTGGCGCCCGCCGCGCTTGCCCGGTGCCGGGCACGCGGCTATCGGCGGGCGCAAGCCATCTTTCGGGGAGTTACCGATGACCGATTTCAAGGATCGCGAGCGCGGCGAGGAAGCCAAATACGCGTTCGACGAGGATACCGCGTTCCGTGTCGCGGCGCGCCGCAACCGCCTGCTGGGCGAATGGGCGGCGGGTCAGATGAACCTCACGCCGGAGGAAACCGACGCTTACAAGAAAGCGGTCGTGCAGGCCGATTTCGAGGAAGCGGGCGACGAGGACGTGATCCGCAAGGTGTTGGGCGACCTCACTGCGGCGGGAAAGGACGTGGCCGAAGCCGACATCCGCCTGAAGCTGGAAGAATGCGCGGTCGAGGCGCGGCGCCAGTTCATGACCGGCGAATAGGCGGCTGCGATGGCGATGAGCGCAAGCGAGATCGAGCGCATGATCGTGGCCGGCGTGCCAGATGCCGAGGTCGAGATCCGCGATCTTGCGGGCGATGGCGACCACTACGCCGCGCATGTCGTCTCCCCCGCCTTTGTCGGCAAAAGCCGGGTGCAGCAGCACAAGATGGTGTACGAGGCGCTGGGCGGTAACATGGGTGGCGCGCTGCACGCCTTGCAACTGACGACCCAAGTGCCCAACTGATTCCCCACTCAGGAATTCAGCAACGGGACGCTCTGGCTATGGCCGATACAAACACGCGCATTTCAGGCATCGTCGGGGAGGCCGACGTCGTGCTTTTCATGAAGGGCACACCGCTCTTCCCGCAATGCGGCTTCTCCAGCCGCGCGGTCGCGATCCTCGAACATTGCGGCGTCGCTTTCGACAGCGTCGATGTGCTGCAGGACCAGGAAATCCGGCAGGGGATCAAGGCCTATTCCGACTGGCCGACCATCCCCCAGCTCTATGTGAAGGGCGAATTCGTCGGCGGCAGCGACATCATGATGGAGATGTACGAGGCGGGCGAACTGCAGCAGCTGATGGACCAGAAGGCGGTCGCGAAGGCGAACTGACGCCGCGGGCGCGGGCCGCGCGGTTGCGCGTGGCCTCGCTCGAGAAGCTGCGCGGCGCTCGGTCCGCCTCTCCGGTCGCGAACACCACCGTGTCGCCCGGGGCCACGTCGTTCGCGGCGTACATATCCCAGACCGGGTGGATCATGTCGGGCGGGCCGAACACCCGCACCGCATTCCAGTAGCGATCGTCGCGAAAGCCGACGAAATGGACGAGGCGGACAGGCTCGGGCATGACCGCCTCTGCCTTCGCGCGAAAGCCCGCGCCCTGCAAGTCGGCACTGGCAATCGCCCTCGCGCATCGGCATAGGCTGCCGCCCATGCACGACATCCGCCTGATCCGCGACGATCCGCAAAGCTTCGACGCCGCTCTCGCCCGCCGCGGGCTGGAACCGGCCGCCGCCGACATTCTCGCGCTCGATACGCAGCGGCGCGAAGTGACGACCAAATTGCAGGAAGGCCAGAGCCGCCGCAACGAGGCCTCGAAGGCGATCGGCCAGGCGATGGGCCAAGGCGATACCGACACTGCCGAGGCGCTGAAGAAAGAAGTCGCCGAGCTCAAGCAGTCGCTCCCGGCGCTGGAGGAGACCGAACGTCGCGTGGGCGCGCAGCTCGAGGCCCTGCTGGCCGCCTACCCCAACCGCCCCGCCGACGACGTGCCCGAGGGTGCGGACGAGAGCGAGAATGTCGAGCAGGATCGCTGGGGCACGCCGCGCAGCTTCGACTTCGCGCCGCAGGAGCACGCCGATCTCGGCCCTGCGCTGGGCATGGATTTCGAAACCGGCGCCAAGATTTCGGGCGCGCGCTTCACCTTCCTGCGCGGCGATATGGCGCGGCTGCATCGTGCGCTGGGCCAGTTCATGCTCGACCGCCAGACGCGCGAGAACGGCTACGCCGAATGCGCGCCGCCGCTGCTGGTGCGCGACGAGGCGGTTTTCGGCACCGGACAGTTGCCGAAATTTGCCGAAGACCTCTTCCGCACAACCGACGATCGCTGGCTGATCCCCACTGCGGAGGTCAGCCTCACCAATGCGGTCCGCGAGACGATCATCGACGATCTGTCGAACCCGCTACGGATGACCGCGCTCACGCCCTGTTTCCGCTCCGAAGCGGGCGCGGCGGGGCGCGATACGCGCGGCTTCATCCGGCAGCACCAGTTCGAGAAGGTCGAGCTGGTCAGCGTATGCCGCCCCGAAGACAGCGCGGCGGAGCACGAGCACATGGTGCGCAGCGCGAAGGGCGTGCTGGAAGCGCTGGAGCTGCCCTATCGCACCATGCTGCTGTGCACCGGCGACATGGGCTTCGGCGCGCGGCGGACCTTCGATCTGGAGGTGTGGCTGCCGGGGCAGGACGCCTATCGCGAGATCAGCTCGATCAGCTGGTGCGGCGATTTCCAGGCGCGGCGGATGAACGCGCGCTACCGGCCCGAGGACGGCGCGAAGAAAACAGAGTTCGTCCACACCCTCAACGGCTCCGGCCTCGCGGTCGGGCGGACCCTGGTCGCGGTGCTGGAGAACTACCAGCAAGCCGACGGATCGGTGCGCGTGCCCGATGCGCTGAAGCCCTATATGGGCGGCATCGAAGTCCTTGCCCCCTAACCCCCGTTCGCCCTGAGCTTGTCGAAGGGCCGTACTTACTTTTAGCGATGCTCGCGGAAGAAAGAGCAGTCCTTCGACAAGCTCAGGCCGAGCGGATAGAGATACCGAAATGAAAATCCTTCTCACCAATGACGACGGCGTGCACGCCCCCGGCCTCGAAGTGCTGGAAGCGATCGCGCGCGAGTTCACCGACGACATCTGGATCTGCGCGCCGGACGAGGAGCAGTCGGGCATGGGCCACGCGCTCACGCTGACCCGTCCCGTGCGGCTGCGGAAGCACGGCGAGCGGCGCTTTTCCGTCACCGGTACGCCGACCGACAGCGTCACCATGGGGCTGCGCAACGTCATGGACGGCACGCCCGACGCGATCCTGTCGGGCGTCAATCGTGGTGCCAACCTCGCCGACGACATCACCTATTCGGGCACCGTCTCGGCGGCGATCGAGGGCGCGCTGGCGGGCATCCGCTCCATCGCGCTGAGCCAGGTGACCAGCCGCGACGGCGAAGCGGGGGCCGATACGTTCGACGCCGCGCGCAAATGGGGCGCGAAGGTCCTCGCCCCGCTGCTCGACGCGCCGCTGCCCAAGCGCACCCTGGTCAATGTCAACTTCCCGGCCATCGCGGGCGAAGCGGTGAAGGGCATCCGCGCCGTGCGCCAAGGCTTCCACGACTATTCGCGCGGCACCGTGGTGGAGGGGCGCGATCCGCGCGGCTTCCGCTATTACTGGTTCGGATTGCAGGCGATCGAGCACTCGCTCGACCATGGCACCGACCTGGAGGCTATCGACGAGGGCTATGTTTCGGTGACGCCGTTGCAATTGGACCTCACCCACCACGCCTCGCTCGGCGAACTGGGCGAGCGCTTCGCCTGATGCGCAGGCCGGCGCCCCTCGCGCTGGCCGCTGCCGCGCTCCTGCTGGTCGCGGCGGGCAATCCCGCGACCGAGACCCGGCACACCGTCGAGGAAGGCGAAACGCTGGGCGGCATCGCCAACCGGGCCGGGGTGGAAAAGGCGGCGATCGCGGCGGCGAACGGGCTCGTCGAACCCTACGCTGTGCAGGCGGGGCAGGTGCTGGTAATCCCGCGCCAGCGCAGCCACACCGTGAAAGCGGGCGAAACCGCGTTCGGCATCGCGCTGAAATACGACGTGCCGCTCGACAATCTCGCCATCGCCAACGGGCTGGAGAAGCCCTACCCCGTGCAGATCGGGCAGCAACTGATCATCCCGGCGCAGGTGGCGCAAGCCCCCACCGCCACCGCCCGTCCTGCGCCGCGCACCGAACCCTATTTCCGCTGGCCGCATGACGGGCGGGTGCTGCTGCCGTTCTCACCCACGCACGACGGGATCGATATCGCGGTCCAGACGGGCGACATGGTCCGCGCGGCGGCGAGCGGCACCGTGGTGTTCGCCGACAATGAACCGACCCGCTTCGGCCGGCAGGTGCTGATCGATCACGGCAATGGCTGGCAGACCTCCTATGGCCACCTGTCGCGCATCACCGTGAGGAAGGGCGACGTCATCAAGACCGGAGAGCGGATCGGGCTGGCGGGCGCGGCGGGCACCGCCACCCGGCCCGAACTTCATTTCGAAATCCGGCACGATGGCAAGGACATAGACCCCAAGAGCAAATTGCCGCCTCGCGACAAATAGGCTAGCCACCCCTTCTCCATGGCGAAGCAGATCGAAACCGTCGGCCGTCGCACGGCGCGCGGACCCCGCTACAAACCGCTGCGGCGCGCGGTGAAGATCCCCGTCTGGGGCGATCTTGGCATCCGGATCAGCCTGGCGCTGGGCCTCATCATGCTGGTGGTCATGATCCACTGGTGGGACCGTGACGGGCTGGTCGACAATCTCGATGGGGAGGTCAGCTTCCTCGACGTGATCTATTTCACCATGATCTCCATCACCACCACCGGCTTCGGCGATATCGCGCCGATTTCGGATCGGGCCCGGCTGGTAGAGGCGGTGATCGTGACGCCCGTCCGCTTCGCCGTGCTCTTCATTTTCGTCGGCACCGCCTACAACTTCATCATCAAGCGCAGCTGGGAGAAATTCCGCATGGCCCGTATCCAGGAACAATTGTCCGACCACGTGGTGGTCCTCGGCTACGGCATCAGCGGCTCGCAGGCGGTCGAGGAACTGATCGAGCGCGGGATCGAAGCAAGCTGCATCGTGGTGATCGACCCGAGCGAGGAGCGCCTGACCGAGGCGGAGAAGCTGGGCTGCAACGTCATGGCGGCGGATGCCACCCGCGACGACACGCTGGAGGCGGTGCGGATCGCCAACGCGCAATCGGTGCTGGTCTCCGCCGGGCGCGACGACACCTCCATCCTGATCGTGCTGACCGTGCGCCACCTCGCGCCCAATGTGCCGATCAGCGTGGTGGTGCGCGCGGACGACAACGAATTGCTGGCGCGGCAGGCGGGCGCGAACAACGTCATCAACCCGGTGCGCTTCACCGGCCTGCTGTTGGCGGGCAGCGCGAAGGGCGCGCATATCGCCGACTATCTCGCCGACCTCGCCTCCGTCAGCGGCAAGGTCCAGCTGGTGGAGCGCGAAGTGCGGGCGGACGAGATCGGGCGCTCGCTGAAGGAATCGTGCCAGGAGGGGATCGGCCTGCGCGTCTATCGCGATGGCCATGCGCTGGGCTATTGGGAAGATGCCTGCGCGGCGCTGGAGGCGGGCGACATCATCGTCGAGATCATTCCGACGAATGGCGGCGAGTACGTGCAGTTCACGTAGGTCGCCGCGCTTCGCACTATTTGAGCGCGGGTCAGTTGAACGCCACGAATACCGCGCCCATCGCCGCCATACCGACGACGAAATGGCCCGCGTCGATCAGGAACAACAGGCCCGGCTTGCGCTGGAACAGGTAGTTGATCCCGATCGCCGGGCTCATCACGAACGCGCCGAAGCCGATCGAGATCATCCAGATCGCCCGGTCGCTCGCACCCGTCATCGCGAACTGATGCGCGAGGACCAGCGCGATCAGCATCTCGAACAGGAAGGCGAGCAGGAATATCAGCCACATCGGCTTGCCGCCCCGCAACGTCTCTTCCGACAGGCCGGCCGCCCGCTGCCAGACCTTGCCGAACAGAACCCCGTACCACAGCGCGCCGACCACGAAGAATGCCAGCGCTGCCAGCACGATCGGCAGAATCGAAATCTGTCCCATGTCCAAAGCTCCCGCGTAAACCCGCCCCCGCTAGCGCATTGCGCGTCCGGGGTGTAGAGGCGGCGCGCATGAATACCGCCGCCACCACCCAACCCACGGTTCTGGCCGATCAGAAGAAGGTCGGCATGGTCAGCCTCGGCTGCCCGAAGGCGCTCGTCGATTCCGAGCGGATCCTGACCCGGCTACGCGCCGATGGCTATGCCATGAGCCCCGATTACGCCGGGGCCGACGTGGTGCTGGTCAACACCTGCGGCTTCCTCGATTCCGCGAAGGAGGAAAGCCTGGCCGCGATCGGCGAGGCGATCGCGGAGAACGGCCGCGTGATCGTGACCGGTTGCATGGGTGAGGAAGCGGACGCGATCCGCGCCGCCCATCCGCAGGT
Above is a genomic segment from Erythrobacter sp. 3-20A1M containing:
- a CDS encoding DUF1476 domain-containing protein; the encoded protein is MTDFKDRERGEEAKYAFDEDTAFRVAARRNRLLGEWAAGQMNLTPEETDAYKKAVVQADFEEAGDEDVIRKVLGDLTAAGKDVAEADIRLKLEECAVEARRQFMTGE
- a CDS encoding BolA family protein, with protein sequence MAMSASEIERMIVAGVPDAEVEIRDLAGDGDHYAAHVVSPAFVGKSRVQQHKMVYEALGGNMGGALHALQLTTQVPN
- the grxD gene encoding Grx4 family monothiol glutaredoxin; this encodes MADTNTRISGIVGEADVVLFMKGTPLFPQCGFSSRAVAILEHCGVAFDSVDVLQDQEIRQGIKAYSDWPTIPQLYVKGEFVGGSDIMMEMYEAGELQQLMDQKAVAKAN
- the serS gene encoding serine--tRNA ligase, producing the protein MHDIRLIRDDPQSFDAALARRGLEPAAADILALDTQRREVTTKLQEGQSRRNEASKAIGQAMGQGDTDTAEALKKEVAELKQSLPALEETERRVGAQLEALLAAYPNRPADDVPEGADESENVEQDRWGTPRSFDFAPQEHADLGPALGMDFETGAKISGARFTFLRGDMARLHRALGQFMLDRQTRENGYAECAPPLLVRDEAVFGTGQLPKFAEDLFRTTDDRWLIPTAEVSLTNAVRETIIDDLSNPLRMTALTPCFRSEAGAAGRDTRGFIRQHQFEKVELVSVCRPEDSAAEHEHMVRSAKGVLEALELPYRTMLLCTGDMGFGARRTFDLEVWLPGQDAYREISSISWCGDFQARRMNARYRPEDGAKKTEFVHTLNGSGLAVGRTLVAVLENYQQADGSVRVPDALKPYMGGIEVLAP
- the surE gene encoding 5'/3'-nucleotidase SurE, whose translation is MKILLTNDDGVHAPGLEVLEAIAREFTDDIWICAPDEEQSGMGHALTLTRPVRLRKHGERRFSVTGTPTDSVTMGLRNVMDGTPDAILSGVNRGANLADDITYSGTVSAAIEGALAGIRSIALSQVTSRDGEAGADTFDAARKWGAKVLAPLLDAPLPKRTLVNVNFPAIAGEAVKGIRAVRQGFHDYSRGTVVEGRDPRGFRYYWFGLQAIEHSLDHGTDLEAIDEGYVSVTPLQLDLTHHASLGELGERFA
- a CDS encoding M23 family metallopeptidase codes for the protein MRRPAPLALAAAALLLVAAGNPATETRHTVEEGETLGGIANRAGVEKAAIAAANGLVEPYAVQAGQVLVIPRQRSHTVKAGETAFGIALKYDVPLDNLAIANGLEKPYPVQIGQQLIIPAQVAQAPTATARPAPRTEPYFRWPHDGRVLLPFSPTHDGIDIAVQTGDMVRAAASGTVVFADNEPTRFGRQVLIDHGNGWQTSYGHLSRITVRKGDVIKTGERIGLAGAAGTATRPELHFEIRHDGKDIDPKSKLPPRDK
- a CDS encoding TrkA family potassium uptake protein; its protein translation is MAKQIETVGRRTARGPRYKPLRRAVKIPVWGDLGIRISLALGLIMLVVMIHWWDRDGLVDNLDGEVSFLDVIYFTMISITTTGFGDIAPISDRARLVEAVIVTPVRFAVLFIFVGTAYNFIIKRSWEKFRMARIQEQLSDHVVVLGYGISGSQAVEELIERGIEASCIVVIDPSEERLTEAEKLGCNVMAADATRDDTLEAVRIANAQSVLVSAGRDDTSILIVLTVRHLAPNVPISVVVRADDNELLARQAGANNVINPVRFTGLLLAGSAKGAHIADYLADLASVSGKVQLVEREVRADEIGRSLKESCQEGIGLRVYRDGHALGYWEDACAALEAGDIIVEIIPTNGGEYVQFT
- a CDS encoding DUF1761 domain-containing protein gives rise to the protein MGQISILPIVLAALAFFVVGALWYGVLFGKVWQRAAGLSEETLRGGKPMWLIFLLAFLFEMLIALVLAHQFAMTGASDRAIWMISIGFGAFVMSPAIGINYLFQRKPGLLFLIDAGHFVVGMAAMGAVFVAFN